A window of the Cellvibrio sp. pealriver genome harbors these coding sequences:
- a CDS encoding response regulator transcription factor, which yields MKILIIEDDPKIRTYVGKALKEAGHVVDLAEDGESGLHLCMNEKYDVLIVDRMLPKLDGLSLIKTLRGSGNLTGVLILSALGDVDDRVAGLRSGGDDYLVKPFAFVELLARVEALGKRSSSLPLAQSTLLRAGDLEMDLLARKVRRNGKIIELQAREFRLLEYLVKFKGQLVTRTMLLEGVWDYHFDPQTSVIDVHISRLRKKLGDTGNTLIKTVRGAGYIIDESV from the coding sequence ATGAAAATACTGATTATCGAAGACGACCCCAAGATACGTACTTATGTAGGCAAGGCATTAAAAGAAGCGGGGCATGTCGTTGACTTGGCTGAAGATGGAGAATCGGGCCTTCATCTGTGCATGAATGAAAAATACGATGTGCTTATTGTTGATCGCATGTTGCCAAAGCTCGATGGACTTTCGCTTATCAAGACCTTGCGCGGCAGTGGAAACTTGACGGGTGTACTGATATTAAGTGCCTTGGGTGATGTGGATGACAGGGTGGCTGGCTTGCGCTCTGGCGGTGATGACTATCTGGTCAAGCCTTTTGCTTTTGTTGAATTGCTTGCTCGTGTTGAGGCACTGGGTAAGCGCTCATCGTCTCTTCCGTTAGCGCAGTCAACGCTTCTCAGGGCTGGGGATTTGGAAATGGATCTTCTTGCACGCAAAGTGCGGCGCAACGGAAAAATCATCGAATTACAAGCGCGTGAATTCAGGTTGTTGGAATATCTTGTCAAATTCAAAGGTCAACTGGTGACCCGCACTATGCTTCTCGAAGGGGTATGGGATTATCACTTTGATCCACAAACCAGTGTGATTGATGTGCATATCAGCCGCCTGCGCAAAAAGCTTGGCGATACAGGCAATACATTAATCAAAACGGTACGCGGTGCAGGATACATTATCGATGAAAGTGTCTAG
- the uvrC gene encoding excinuclease ABC subunit UvrC: MTQDSVAFDHSLFLSNTTQQPGIYQMFGVDGAILYVGKAKNLKARLSSYFRKTGLTPKTQALVARIARIEVTVTASETEALILEQNLIKSNRPPYNILLRDDKSYPYIFISSGEDYPRISFHRGVKKKKGDYFGPFPNVGAVKESLHFLQKTFRVRQCEDSVFRNRTRPCLQYQIKRCTAPCVKFISPDDYKTDVYHTGLFLTGNADKLLSELADKMDAASQQLAFEKAAAYRDQITALRTVQSQQIIEEGNGDIDVIAAEMRVSAICVHILFIRQGRILGSRSFYPHATLAETPAQILAEFIPQFYLANTARDIPRELIVSEILEDADLLSVALQQAAGRQVAINHQVRSHRAQWLQMAATAAKQNIIAHINSKKNSLDRFIALQEALGLEDTPQRLECFDISHSSGELTVASCVVFDTNGPLKSDYRRFNIEGITPGDDYAAMEQALTRRYTRLQNGEGKLPDILLIDGGKGQLGKAIEVLAELGVQDVLLIGVAKGSTRKAGFETLFDGETGAEIVLPGDSPALHLIQHIRDESHRFAITGHKQRRDKKRKTSSLEDIPGIGASRRRELLRHFGGLAEVQNASINELGKVNGISQKLAEDIYAFFHNE, encoded by the coding sequence ATGACGCAAGATAGTGTTGCTTTTGATCATTCCCTGTTTTTATCCAATACCACCCAGCAGCCAGGCATTTACCAAATGTTTGGTGTTGATGGTGCGATTCTTTACGTTGGCAAAGCCAAAAATCTCAAAGCTCGATTATCCAGTTACTTCCGTAAAACGGGGCTAACCCCTAAAACGCAAGCACTGGTTGCACGCATCGCTCGTATCGAAGTTACCGTGACAGCGAGCGAAACAGAAGCGTTGATTCTTGAGCAAAATCTAATTAAATCCAATCGTCCGCCGTACAATATTTTATTGCGGGACGATAAATCCTATCCTTACATTTTTATATCCAGTGGCGAAGATTATCCGCGTATTAGTTTTCATCGCGGAGTCAAGAAAAAAAAGGGGGATTATTTTGGGCCGTTTCCTAATGTTGGTGCGGTAAAAGAAAGCCTGCATTTTTTGCAAAAAACATTTCGTGTTCGTCAATGTGAGGACAGCGTTTTTAGAAATCGCACTCGCCCGTGCTTGCAATACCAAATCAAGCGTTGCACGGCACCTTGCGTAAAGTTTATTTCTCCTGACGACTATAAAACAGATGTTTACCACACTGGTTTATTCCTCACAGGTAATGCTGATAAATTACTGAGTGAACTTGCCGATAAAATGGATGCTGCCTCGCAACAATTGGCATTTGAAAAAGCAGCGGCATATCGCGATCAAATTACGGCCCTGCGTACTGTGCAATCACAGCAAATCATCGAAGAGGGTAATGGTGATATTGATGTGATTGCTGCTGAAATGCGTGTGTCTGCAATTTGTGTACATATTTTATTTATCCGCCAGGGACGAATTTTAGGAAGTCGCAGTTTCTATCCTCACGCAACACTAGCGGAAACACCCGCACAAATTCTTGCTGAGTTTATTCCACAGTTTTATTTGGCAAATACTGCGCGCGATATACCGCGTGAGTTAATTGTAAGTGAGATACTTGAGGATGCTGATTTGCTCAGCGTTGCCTTACAGCAAGCGGCAGGGCGGCAGGTTGCTATCAATCATCAAGTGCGAAGCCATCGTGCGCAATGGTTACAAATGGCAGCTACTGCGGCGAAACAAAATATCATTGCCCACATCAATAGTAAAAAGAACTCACTGGATCGTTTTATCGCATTGCAAGAAGCTCTTGGATTGGAAGATACGCCACAGCGTCTGGAGTGTTTTGATATTAGTCACAGTAGCGGTGAACTGACTGTGGCAAGTTGTGTGGTATTTGATACTAACGGCCCGCTTAAATCAGATTACCGTCGTTTTAACATCGAAGGGATTACACCTGGAGATGACTATGCCGCCATGGAACAAGCACTCACCCGGCGCTATACGCGCTTGCAAAATGGCGAAGGCAAATTGCCCGATATCTTATTAATAGATGGTGGAAAGGGGCAGTTAGGTAAGGCAATAGAAGTTCTTGCCGAGCTGGGTGTACAAGATGTTCTGTTAATTGGCGTCGCCAAGGGCTCCACCCGTAAAGCAGGTTTTGAGACTTTATTTGACGGGGAGACCGGAGCTGAAATTGTGCTGCCAGGTGACTCTCCAGCATTGCATTTAATACAGCACATCCGCGATGAGTCTCATCGTTTTGCTATTACGGGCCACAAACAGCGACGTGATAAAAAGCGTAAAACCTCATCTTTAGAGGATATTCCTGGTATTGGGGCGAGCCGTCGTCGCGAGCTGCTTCGGCATTTTGGTGGTTTAGCTGAAGTGCAAAATGCGAGTATCAATGAGCTAGGAAAGGTTAACGGAATCAGCCAGAAGTTGGCTGAAGACATATACGCTTTTTTCCATAACGAATAG
- the pgsA gene encoding CDP-diacylglycerol--glycerol-3-phosphate 3-phosphatidyltransferase: MNLANQLTLLRIFLIPLFVVVFYLPFGWSHFVSSLIFSIAAITDWADGYVARKYNQSTPFGAFLDPVADKLMVAIALLLLVTLHHDSVWFVVAAAVIVGREIVISALREWMAELGQRASVAVSNIGKIKTTLQMTAIIVLLMNIPLLLPLGFIALAGAAVLTLWSMIIYLRAAWPYLLPDASDK; the protein is encoded by the coding sequence ATGAATCTTGCCAACCAACTGACTTTGCTGCGGATATTTTTGATACCGCTGTTCGTAGTGGTCTTTTATTTACCTTTTGGTTGGTCTCATTTTGTTTCTTCTTTGATTTTCAGTATCGCCGCTATCACTGATTGGGCTGATGGATATGTGGCGCGTAAATACAATCAAAGCACACCATTTGGCGCATTTCTTGACCCAGTGGCTGATAAGCTAATGGTGGCAATTGCATTGTTGTTACTGGTGACGCTCCATCATGATTCAGTCTGGTTTGTGGTTGCCGCTGCAGTGATTGTAGGGCGTGAAATTGTGATATCGGCACTACGTGAATGGATGGCGGAGCTTGGGCAGCGCGCCAGCGTGGCTGTTTCTAATATCGGTAAAATTAAAACCACGCTGCAAATGACAGCAATTATTGTTCTGTTAATGAATATCCCCTTATTGCTGCCTTTGGGCTTTATCGCGTTGGCGGGTGCAGCAGTACTGACGTTGTGGTCAATGATCATTTATCTGCGTGCAGCCTGGCCTTATTTATTGCCTGATGCTTCAGATAAATAA
- a CDS encoding response regulator: MTKILVVDDHDLVRMGIVRMLADIDGYQVVGDAKSGEEAVTKARILKPDVVLMDVKMPGMGGLEATKKLLTVNPVIKIIAVTACDDDLYPTRLMQAGAVGYVTKGAEFTEITDAIDKVIRGDLYMSNSIAQQLALKTFSGGAAQESPFEKLSQRELQTAMLIANGQKVNDIANTFCVSPKTVNSYRYRIFEKLAINSDVELTLLAVKHNLLDPEAVV, translated from the coding sequence TTGACAAAGATTCTCGTAGTCGATGATCACGATCTAGTTCGCATGGGGATAGTGCGTATGTTAGCCGATATAGACGGCTATCAAGTGGTTGGGGACGCCAAGAGTGGCGAAGAGGCCGTTACCAAGGCGCGAATTTTGAAGCCTGACGTCGTGCTCATGGACGTAAAAATGCCTGGCATGGGTGGTTTGGAAGCCACTAAGAAATTACTGACGGTCAATCCGGTTATTAAGATTATTGCCGTCACAGCTTGCGATGATGATTTATACCCGACGCGGTTGATGCAAGCTGGGGCTGTGGGTTATGTGACTAAAGGTGCTGAGTTCACTGAAATTACGGATGCGATTGATAAAGTAATTCGTGGCGATCTGTATATGAGCAACAGCATCGCCCAGCAACTTGCCCTTAAGACGTTTTCTGGTGGGGCTGCACAGGAATCTCCGTTCGAGAAGCTTTCCCAGCGTGAGCTGCAGACGGCGATGTTGATTGCTAATGGTCAAAAAGTGAATGATATTGCTAATACTTTTTGCGTTAGCCCTAAAACAGTTAACTCTTACCGCTACCGGATTTTTGAAAAGCTGGCGATTAATAGTGATGTAGAGTTGACTCTTTTGGCTGTCAAACACAACCTTCTTGACCCTGAAGCGGTCGTATAA